From Arcticibacter tournemirensis, one genomic window encodes:
- a CDS encoding Txe/YoeB family addiction module toxin has protein sequence MRTYLFLKKADKPAYKKLEKLLLELREHPKTGTGKPQLKKYTLSGFYSRRISHKHRLVYQILEEKVIVLILAAQGHYGDK, from the coding sequence TTGAGGACATATCTTTTTCTTAAAAAGGCCGATAAGCCAGCTTATAAAAAACTAGAAAAACTCTTGTTAGAATTAAGGGAACACCCGAAAACGGGAACAGGAAAACCGCAACTAAAAAAATATACCCTTTCCGGATTTTATTCGAGAAGAATAAGCCATAAACACAGACTAGTTTATCAGATTCTGGAGGAAAAAGTGATTGTTCTGATTTTAGCTGCTCAGGGGCATTATGGAGATAAATAG
- a CDS encoding type II toxin-antitoxin system prevent-host-death family antitoxin codes for MLVISSREFREKQAEYMDRADNGEQIIVQRGKNKAYAITPVTDDDLYFTPAMLNRIKQSIEQVRDGKEITVKTNNELKDFLDSL; via the coding sequence ATGTTAGTAATAAGCAGCCGCGAATTTCGAGAAAAGCAAGCAGAGTATATGGACAGGGCGGATAATGGAGAACAGATAATTGTGCAACGGGGTAAGAACAAAGCTTATGCCATTACTCCCGTAACAGATGATGATCTCTATTTCACACCGGCGATGCTCAATCGGATTAAACAATCTATAGAGCAAGTTAGAGATGGAAAAGAAATAACGGTAAAAACCAATAATGAATTAAAGGATTTTCTTGATTCACTATGA
- the ybeY gene encoding rRNA maturation RNase YbeY: MIRTKISFFSEEIAFSLKLKTSIRSWINDTITSEGKKAGELNIIFCSDDYLLSINNQYLNHNTYTDIITFDNSEDESLIEGDIFISIERIRENASNFNTTEKDELHRVIIHGILHLLGYKDKNKADKDLMTQKEDFYLNKRNF; the protein is encoded by the coding sequence ATGATCCGTACAAAAATTTCTTTTTTTTCTGAGGAAATTGCCTTCTCCCTGAAATTGAAAACCAGCATTCGAAGCTGGATTAACGATACTATTACTTCTGAAGGTAAGAAAGCTGGCGAACTTAACATCATATTTTGCAGCGATGATTATCTTCTCAGTATAAATAACCAGTACCTTAACCATAACACCTACACTGATATTATTACTTTTGATAATAGCGAAGATGAGAGCCTAATAGAGGGCGATATTTTCATTAGTATTGAGCGCATTCGCGAAAATGCTTCTAATTTTAACACAACAGAGAAAGACGAACTTCACCGGGTCATCATTCACGGCATACTTCACCTCCTTGGCTATAAAGACAAAAATAAAGCCGATAAAGATCTGATGACGCAAAAGGAAGATTTCTATCTTAATAAAAGGAATTTTTGA
- a CDS encoding ATP-binding protein, with the protein MTTNRVDISDNTVLYTLQLPSKLDSITTVENFIDNLKEEYKIADDTYANMLTCMSEATINAIIHGNKQDENKKVYINLEVHDGKRMQFTVADEGEGFDYERLPDPTAPENLENLTGRGIFIIKHLADQFIFNMKGNEIELHFKL; encoded by the coding sequence ATGACAACAAACCGGGTAGATATTTCAGATAACACGGTATTATACACATTACAGTTACCTTCAAAACTAGATAGCATAACTACCGTGGAGAATTTTATAGATAACCTGAAAGAGGAATATAAAATAGCAGACGATACGTATGCCAACATGCTTACCTGTATGAGTGAAGCTACGATAAACGCTATTATCCACGGAAATAAACAGGATGAGAATAAGAAAGTCTATATTAACCTGGAAGTTCATGACGGCAAACGGATGCAGTTTACGGTAGCTGACGAAGGTGAGGGATTTGACTATGAACGTCTCCCCGACCCTACTGCGCCTGAGAATCTCGAGAACTTAACAGGTAGAGGGATATTTATAATCAAACATCTTGCCGACCAGTTTATCTTTAACATGAAAGGCAACGAAATAGAACTACATTTCAAACTTTAA
- a CDS encoding DUF4175 family protein, whose protein sequence is MSSSTGNYSYLIQKIDEFIRKYYLNKVVRGAIYLSASLFASYVVITIAEYYGNFNELIRSVLFFSFLLLNLFIFGKLIFLPLLSYFRLGSTISHEQASEIIGNHFGHIKDKLLNTLQLKKLADENPAQKSLIEAGINQKIADLNPVPFTTAIKIADNRKYLRFAIPPLAVILLIAFTAPAIFSEGTERILHYNKKYVKKAPFTFVVLNRNLSVVQGDDLELKIKMEGSEIPQDIYIEDGLSSYKLDKENIVRFSHTFRNLQHNKHFRLSAGGFYSDPYVIDVKSRPSLLNFNVSLEYPAYLHKSAEILENTGDLTVPEGTKIRWKFRTLNTESLAIRINDKTNFLKPEQKNTFQLAVAGKQNAQISIRPENDQVKDNDFISYKLTVIPDLRPSIEVSEQLDSLNGKALYFMGKVNDDHGFSRLALNYRILNKGVAGAYKSQSIPVNRNTTSSSFFHSWDLGKAEIKPGQQAEYFFEVFDNDGFNGPKSARSETRTLRIDTEEETEAKVDKSSENIKHKMDEAIRQAKAIEKGAQMMNRDLLNKKNLSFDEKKQIEDLLNKQKNLENLVGEIRNENKHNLNKLNMLQEQKEEILRKQKQIDDLFNNVLDEKTKEILNNIRQLLEQNNKTETQQELSKMQLDNKSLQKELDRILELYKQLEFDQKLSLVSDKLNKLSDKQRQLSAAAPKSQSLDSVKKEQEQINAGFRDSKSDLEELERKNNELEKKNNYENPKEEQSEIEQQQGFIDKQLNNRNVSRAAEPMKTAAAKMKQLAEKLSKMQQENDMEENRLSIQNLREILANLLTSSFEQEKLLLEVRNTSPDAPVYLKLVQKQKDLRDNLKLVQDSLYSLSRKVPQLQSVVNKEIQAINDNIDRSIQNLADRRSPEANRNQQYALTSINNLALMLSEVEEQLQKMSKNAQPGGKGKQKSLSQLSKMQEQLNKNMQKVREQMKQQGIKEGQPAGKGPLSEQMAKMAKEQQLIRQALQEINRDLNKDGKGRLGDLEKLSQQMEQTETDFVHKKIKQETELRQQQILSKLLEAEKAERERETDNQRESKEGSDQTPVFHSILDAFKKEKQRETELLKTVPASLSLFYQLKVGDYFRHLDSK, encoded by the coding sequence ATGAGCTCCTCTACCGGCAATTATTCTTACCTCATTCAGAAAATTGATGAGTTTATCCGGAAGTACTATCTCAACAAAGTAGTAAGAGGTGCTATTTACCTTTCTGCGTCGCTATTTGCCAGTTATGTTGTTATTACCATAGCTGAGTACTACGGCAACTTTAACGAGCTTATAAGAAGTGTTTTATTCTTTAGCTTCCTTCTCTTAAACCTGTTTATCTTCGGTAAGCTAATCTTTCTGCCGCTGTTGTCCTATTTCCGACTTGGAAGCACCATTTCCCACGAACAAGCCTCCGAAATCATAGGGAATCATTTCGGGCACATAAAAGATAAACTGCTAAATACACTTCAGCTAAAAAAACTGGCTGATGAGAATCCCGCCCAGAAAAGTCTAATCGAGGCGGGAATCAATCAAAAGATAGCAGATCTTAACCCGGTGCCTTTTACAACGGCCATAAAGATTGCCGATAACAGAAAATATCTGCGTTTCGCTATACCGCCTCTGGCAGTCATTCTTCTCATTGCCTTCACCGCTCCGGCTATTTTTAGTGAAGGAACCGAACGAATATTGCATTACAATAAGAAGTATGTAAAGAAGGCGCCGTTCACGTTTGTTGTTCTCAACAGGAACTTATCTGTTGTGCAAGGTGACGATCTGGAACTTAAAATTAAAATGGAAGGCAGCGAGATTCCGCAGGACATTTATATTGAAGATGGCCTGAGCAGTTATAAGCTCGATAAGGAGAACATTGTGCGCTTTAGCCATACATTCAGAAACCTCCAGCACAATAAACACTTTCGGCTTTCGGCTGGGGGCTTTTATTCGGATCCCTATGTTATTGACGTTAAAAGCAGGCCATCGCTTCTGAACTTTAATGTGTCGCTTGAATACCCCGCTTATTTGCACAAGAGCGCTGAAATACTGGAAAACACGGGCGATCTCACGGTTCCCGAAGGGACTAAAATAAGGTGGAAATTCAGAACCTTAAATACAGAATCCCTGGCTATCAGGATAAATGATAAAACCAATTTTCTTAAACCTGAGCAAAAAAACACATTCCAGCTCGCCGTTGCAGGTAAACAAAACGCTCAGATATCTATCAGACCGGAAAATGATCAGGTCAAAGACAACGACTTCATTTCCTATAAACTAACGGTTATACCCGACTTACGACCGTCCATAGAAGTATCAGAACAACTGGATTCTTTAAACGGAAAAGCGCTTTATTTTATGGGAAAGGTGAACGACGACCACGGCTTTTCAAGACTTGCGCTTAATTACAGGATTCTGAATAAAGGTGTTGCGGGCGCTTATAAAAGCCAAAGTATTCCCGTTAACAGAAATACCACCAGCAGTAGTTTCTTTCATTCCTGGGACCTTGGAAAGGCTGAAATCAAGCCGGGGCAACAGGCGGAGTATTTCTTTGAGGTTTTTGATAACGACGGCTTTAATGGGCCTAAATCGGCAAGGTCGGAAACAAGAACATTAAGAATAGATACAGAAGAAGAAACGGAAGCGAAAGTTGACAAATCGTCGGAAAACATCAAGCATAAGATGGACGAGGCTATCCGCCAGGCAAAAGCGATAGAGAAAGGCGCACAGATGATGAATCGTGATCTTCTCAATAAGAAGAATCTCTCATTTGATGAAAAGAAGCAAATTGAGGACCTGCTAAACAAGCAAAAAAACCTTGAAAATCTTGTCGGCGAGATCAGAAATGAGAATAAACACAATCTGAATAAATTAAATATGCTGCAGGAGCAGAAAGAAGAAATACTGCGGAAGCAGAAGCAGATCGACGATCTGTTTAACAACGTTCTCGACGAAAAGACGAAGGAAATTTTAAATAACATCAGGCAACTACTTGAGCAGAATAACAAAACAGAAACGCAGCAGGAGCTCTCTAAAATGCAGTTGGATAACAAATCGCTTCAAAAAGAACTCGACAGGATACTTGAGCTTTACAAGCAACTGGAGTTTGATCAGAAGCTGTCGCTTGTATCTGACAAGCTAAACAAGCTCTCTGATAAACAGCGACAGTTAAGTGCAGCTGCACCAAAGTCGCAGAGCCTTGATAGCGTTAAGAAGGAACAGGAACAGATTAATGCCGGTTTCCGGGATTCAAAAAGTGACCTGGAAGAGCTGGAAAGGAAGAACAACGAACTTGAGAAGAAGAACAACTACGAAAATCCAAAAGAGGAACAGTCGGAAATTGAACAGCAACAAGGTTTCATTGATAAACAATTGAATAATAGAAATGTATCCAGGGCAGCAGAACCGATGAAAACAGCTGCCGCTAAAATGAAACAACTTGCTGAAAAGCTGAGCAAAATGCAACAGGAGAATGACATGGAAGAAAACAGGCTCAGCATTCAAAACCTCAGAGAAATTCTCGCTAATTTGTTGACGTCTTCTTTTGAACAGGAAAAACTTTTGCTCGAGGTGAGGAACACTTCGCCTGATGCTCCGGTTTATTTAAAACTGGTTCAAAAGCAAAAGGACCTTCGCGATAACTTAAAATTGGTTCAGGATAGTCTTTATTCACTGAGCCGGAAAGTTCCGCAGTTGCAATCCGTTGTAAATAAAGAGATACAGGCTATTAACGATAACATTGATCGTTCCATTCAAAACCTTGCCGACAGGCGTTCTCCGGAGGCCAATCGCAATCAGCAGTATGCCCTCACTTCTATAAATAATCTCGCTTTAATGCTCAGTGAAGTGGAAGAACAGTTACAAAAAATGAGCAAAAATGCACAACCGGGTGGGAAAGGAAAACAAAAAAGCTTATCTCAGCTTAGTAAAATGCAGGAGCAGCTCAATAAGAATATGCAGAAGGTAAGAGAGCAAATGAAGCAGCAGGGCATTAAGGAAGGTCAGCCTGCAGGAAAAGGTCCATTGAGTGAGCAGATGGCAAAGATGGCGAAGGAACAGCAGCTGATAAGGCAGGCGTTACAGGAGATTAACAGGGATTTAAATAAGGATGGGAAGGGCCGGCTTGGCGATCTTGAAAAATTAAGCCAGCAAATGGAACAAACTGAGACAGATTTCGTACACAAAAAAATTAAACAGGAAACAGAACTTCGTCAGCAGCAAATTCTTTCTAAGTTATTAGAAGCGGAGAAAGCAGAGCGCGAACGTGAAACTGATAATCAGCGGGAAAGCAAGGAAGGCAGTGACCAAACTCCGGTATTCCATTCAATATTGGATGCCTTTAAAAAAGAGAAACAACGGGAAACAGAACTTCTTAAAACAGTTCCGGCTTCTTTAAGTTTATTTTACCAATTGAAAGTTGGTGATTATTTCAGACATTTAGATTCAAAATAG
- a CDS encoding sulfate adenylyltransferase subunit 1, whose translation MDLLRFITAGSVDDGKSTLIGRLLYDTDSIKVDQLETIQKQSKNKGEGEIDLALFTDGLRAEREQGITIDVAYKYFATDKRKFIIADAPGHIQYTRNMVTGASNSDLIIILIDARLGVIEQTRRHSIIASLLQLPHVVVTINKMDMVDYSEEVFNSIVEEYSKMAATLNIKDVTFIPISALKGDNIVNPSENTPWYTGDTLLHLLENVDVVSDINFSESRFPVQYVIRPQSEDLHDYRGYAGKVLSGTYKKGDAVTVLPDGIESVIEAVEVHGQEVEEAFAPQSAVIRLKDDIDINRGDVIVTKTAHPKVSQDIEATICWMDNKPLVAGNKYLLQVQSRRVRCVVKEINFKLDVNTLEKHENISEAALNDVVHVTIKTASPIVYDNYLSLRANGGAILIDETAHTTVAGCMLN comes from the coding sequence ATGGACTTACTTCGATTTATAACGGCGGGCAGTGTTGATGATGGTAAAAGTACTCTGATTGGACGTCTTCTTTACGATACTGATTCAATAAAAGTTGATCAGCTGGAGACTATTCAGAAACAAAGTAAAAATAAAGGAGAAGGTGAGATAGACCTCGCTTTATTTACAGATGGTCTTCGTGCAGAGCGCGAACAGGGTATCACCATCGACGTGGCCTATAAGTATTTCGCAACTGACAAACGAAAGTTCATTATTGCTGATGCTCCCGGACATATTCAGTATACGCGTAACATGGTTACAGGAGCTTCTAACTCCGACCTCATTATCATTCTGATCGATGCCCGCTTAGGGGTAATCGAACAAACGCGCCGCCACAGTATCATTGCTTCTTTATTACAGCTCCCTCATGTTGTCGTAACGATCAACAAGATGGATATGGTGGATTATTCTGAAGAGGTTTTTAACAGCATCGTCGAAGAGTATTCTAAAATGGCTGCCACGCTGAATATTAAGGATGTTACTTTTATTCCTATCAGCGCGCTAAAAGGCGATAACATCGTTAATCCTTCAGAAAACACCCCATGGTATACAGGCGATACTTTGTTACACCTTCTTGAGAATGTGGATGTAGTAAGTGACATCAACTTTTCGGAATCCCGTTTTCCGGTGCAATACGTTATCCGGCCACAGTCTGAAGATCTTCACGATTACAGGGGATATGCAGGAAAGGTGCTGAGCGGAACTTATAAAAAAGGGGATGCAGTGACCGTCCTGCCGGATGGGATAGAATCGGTGATTGAAGCTGTTGAAGTGCATGGACAAGAAGTGGAAGAAGCTTTTGCTCCTCAGAGTGCAGTCATCCGCTTGAAAGACGATATAGATATTAACAGGGGTGATGTGATCGTTACAAAAACGGCGCATCCGAAGGTTTCACAGGACATTGAAGCAACCATCTGCTGGATGGACAATAAACCTCTTGTAGCGGGCAATAAATACCTTCTGCAGGTACAAAGCCGGCGGGTACGTTGTGTGGTGAAGGAAATCAACTTTAAGCTGGACGTGAATACGCTCGAAAAGCACGAGAATATTTCTGAAGCCGCGTTGAATGATGTTGTTCATGTAACTATAAAAACCGCCTCTCCGATTGTCTATGACAATTACCTCTCTTTGAGAGCAAACGGGGGCGCTATTTTGATTGATGAAACTGCACATACAACGGTTGCAGGTTGTATGTTAAATTAG
- the cysD gene encoding sulfate adenylyltransferase subunit CysD, whose protein sequence is MPLHKLDYLDLLEAESIHIMREVAGQFERPALLFSGGKDSITLVQLALKAFKPGKIPFPLVHIDTGHNFPEALEYRDRIAEQTGARLIVRKVEDTIKAKGLKEQTGKFASRNALQSYTLLDTIEEFGFDACIGGARRDEEKARAKERIFSVRDEFGQWDPKKQRPELWNLYNGKISKGENVRVFPISNWVELDVWNYIKREGIELPSIYFTHEREVIVHHEHLVALSPFVRVDEDDVIVKKNVRYRTVGDMTCTAAVESTASSIDDIIAEINKTNISERGETRIDDQVSEAAMEDRKKNGYF, encoded by the coding sequence ATGCCTCTACATAAATTAGATTACCTCGACCTGCTGGAAGCTGAATCGATACATATCATGCGGGAAGTAGCGGGTCAGTTCGAACGTCCGGCGCTTTTGTTTTCCGGAGGTAAGGATTCCATCACACTGGTGCAACTAGCCCTTAAAGCTTTTAAGCCTGGCAAGATCCCTTTTCCTCTGGTACATATCGATACCGGCCATAATTTCCCGGAAGCGCTTGAATACCGCGACAGGATTGCAGAGCAAACCGGAGCACGGCTTATCGTAAGGAAAGTTGAAGATACGATCAAAGCTAAAGGTCTTAAAGAACAGACCGGAAAGTTTGCTTCGAGAAATGCACTACAGTCTTATACCCTCCTTGATACTATCGAAGAATTCGGCTTCGATGCGTGCATTGGCGGCGCCCGGCGCGACGAAGAAAAAGCACGTGCTAAAGAACGGATATTCTCTGTACGGGATGAATTCGGACAGTGGGATCCTAAGAAACAGCGCCCCGAGTTATGGAACCTCTATAACGGGAAGATCTCGAAAGGTGAAAATGTACGGGTTTTCCCGATAAGCAACTGGGTTGAACTTGATGTTTGGAACTACATAAAACGCGAAGGAATTGAACTTCCGTCAATTTATTTCACCCACGAAAGGGAAGTGATCGTTCATCATGAGCACCTCGTGGCTCTTTCTCCTTTTGTCCGTGTTGATGAAGACGATGTGATCGTAAAGAAAAACGTGCGCTATCGCACCGTTGGCGACATGACCTGCACAGCTGCAGTTGAATCGACAGCCTCTTCTATTGATGATATCATTGCCGAGATCAACAAGACGAATATCAGCGAACGCGGCGAAACGCGGATCGACGACCAGGTGTCGGAAGCGGCGATGGAGGACAGGAAAAAGAACGGTTATTTTTAA
- a CDS encoding phosphoadenylyl-sulfate reductase: MIETLKSKLEELLPALDGLSPQDAIALLAKAFEGKIVFSTSFSWEDQAISHMILSRDLPVNIFTLDTGRLFGETYYVWSRTNELYNTRINAFYPNQELIERFVTDKGPNAFYESVENRKGCCYIRKVEPLQRALAGNQLWITGLRAEHSPDRSDLPQLEWDETNQILKFHPLLHWSTDQVRAFINENGIPYNTLHDKGFVSIGCAPCTRAVMPGDDFRAGRWWWEDKTSKECGLHAHS, from the coding sequence ATGATTGAAACTCTAAAGAGTAAGTTAGAAGAATTGCTTCCGGCGCTTGACGGTCTTTCGCCACAGGACGCCATTGCCCTGCTGGCAAAAGCATTCGAGGGAAAAATCGTCTTTTCAACCAGTTTCAGCTGGGAAGACCAGGCAATCTCCCATATGATACTGTCACGGGACCTTCCCGTGAACATTTTCACTTTGGATACAGGTCGCTTATTTGGGGAAACTTATTATGTGTGGAGCCGCACTAACGAGCTGTATAATACCCGCATTAACGCTTTTTACCCTAATCAGGAATTGATAGAACGCTTCGTTACCGATAAAGGGCCTAATGCTTTTTACGAATCGGTTGAAAACAGGAAAGGCTGCTGCTACATCCGGAAAGTGGAACCACTGCAAAGAGCGCTTGCGGGAAATCAGTTGTGGATAACCGGCTTAAGGGCTGAACACTCACCCGACCGCAGTGACCTTCCGCAGCTTGAATGGGATGAAACGAACCAGATATTAAAGTTCCACCCCCTACTGCATTGGTCGACCGATCAGGTAAGAGCGTTTATTAATGAAAATGGCATACCATACAACACCCTTCACGATAAAGGCTTTGTGAGTATCGGTTGCGCCCCATGTACACGCGCCGTTATGCCGGGAGACGATTTCCGTGCCGGCAGATGGTGGTGGGAAGATAAAACAAGTAAAGAATGCGGGTTACACGCTCATTCCTAA
- the gltX gene encoding glutamate--tRNA ligase produces the protein MHDNVRVRFAPSPTGGLHLGGVRTVLFNYLFARQHQGKFILRIEDTDQTRYVAGAEEYILDCLKWCGFQPDEGPVNGGPYGPYRQSERKALYRQYAEQLVESGNAYYAFDTPADLEQKRKEIANFQYGYFYRDQMRNSLTLSKEEVKKLIDSGVPHVIRIKMPEDETVSFIDMIRGEVSFQTSQSDDKVLLKADGMPTYHLAVVVDDYLMKITHAFRGEEWLPSAPVHLLLWKYLGWEDEMPRWAHLPLILKPDGNGKLSKRDGARLGFPVYAMNWTDPNTGELTPGFREMGFLPESFINMLAMLGWNDGTDQELFGLEELIQKFSLDRVNKSGAKFDYEKAKWFNTEWIKKIDSNVLKGLVAEQLNNAGIEVADTAKLETVIELVKDRCHLLPDFVAQTSYFFKAPETYDLAAVKPKWTEAKEQFFKAFSDYLLANPSLTSHDLEENFKAMAQERGFKIGDVMLPYRIMLVGGKFGPAVFDITKLIGEEEAVARINKALEEIARV, from the coding sequence ATGCATGATAATGTTCGGGTGCGTTTTGCCCCAAGTCCTACGGGAGGCTTACATCTTGGAGGCGTTCGCACTGTTTTATTTAATTATCTTTTTGCACGTCAGCATCAGGGAAAGTTCATTTTAAGGATAGAAGATACCGACCAGACACGTTATGTGGCTGGTGCTGAAGAATATATTTTAGACTGTCTTAAATGGTGCGGATTTCAACCAGACGAAGGTCCGGTTAACGGTGGGCCCTACGGGCCTTACAGGCAAAGTGAACGCAAGGCCCTGTATCGCCAGTACGCAGAACAGTTGGTTGAAAGCGGAAATGCTTACTATGCCTTTGACACCCCTGCAGATCTTGAGCAGAAACGGAAGGAAATAGCCAACTTTCAATACGGCTATTTTTACCGCGACCAGATGCGGAATTCTCTCACACTGAGCAAAGAGGAGGTAAAGAAACTGATCGATAGCGGCGTGCCGCATGTTATCCGCATCAAGATGCCGGAAGATGAAACGGTATCATTTATCGACATGATCCGTGGTGAAGTAAGCTTTCAAACTTCGCAGTCCGACGATAAGGTGCTGCTGAAGGCCGATGGGATGCCGACCTATCATTTGGCTGTAGTCGTCGACGATTACCTGATGAAAATTACGCATGCTTTCCGTGGAGAGGAATGGCTGCCGTCGGCGCCCGTGCATCTTTTACTTTGGAAATATCTTGGATGGGAAGATGAAATGCCACGCTGGGCGCATCTTCCGCTTATCCTCAAGCCTGATGGCAATGGAAAGCTGAGCAAGAGGGACGGAGCGAGACTAGGGTTTCCGGTATATGCCATGAACTGGACCGATCCTAACACGGGTGAGCTTACACCGGGATTTCGGGAGATGGGCTTCCTTCCCGAATCTTTTATCAATATGCTGGCCATGCTGGGCTGGAATGATGGTACCGACCAGGAGCTGTTCGGCCTCGAAGAATTGATTCAAAAGTTCTCTCTTGATCGTGTGAATAAATCGGGTGCGAAATTTGATTATGAAAAGGCTAAATGGTTCAATACGGAATGGATTAAAAAGATCGACAGCAATGTGCTAAAGGGACTGGTTGCTGAACAGTTGAATAACGCCGGAATAGAGGTTGCTGACACCGCCAAACTTGAAACGGTTATTGAGCTCGTTAAGGACCGTTGCCATTTGCTGCCCGACTTTGTGGCACAGACCTCTTACTTTTTTAAAGCTCCTGAAACCTATGATTTGGCCGCAGTAAAACCTAAGTGGACGGAAGCTAAGGAACAATTTTTCAAAGCTTTTTCAGACTACCTTTTAGCTAACCCTTCACTCACATCCCATGACCTGGAAGAGAACTTTAAAGCCATGGCTCAGGAGAGGGGATTCAAAATTGGAGATGTGATGCTCCCGTACCGGATCATGCTGGTAGGAGGCAAGTTCGGTCCTGCCGTTTTTGATATTACCAAACTGATAGGCGAAGAAGAAGCTGTCGCCAGGATTAATAAAGCGCTGGAAGAAATAGCGAGAGTATAG